The DNA window GGAGCTGGCCACCATTAATTTCTTGAGTGGGATCTTCTCGTTGACGATCAGATCCAAGAGCGTGGCGGTAGCTCTTGTATTGACGTCCACATAGTCCTCGATCCGGTACATGGACTGCCCCACGCCCACCAAAGCCGCCTGATGGTAAACATATTCAATTCCTTTGAGAGCCAAACGCAAGTCATCCCGCTTACGCACGTCCCCTTGGACGAACTCCGCTTCGGGATTGAGATAACCCGGTTTACCCTCTGTATGGACCTGAGGATCCAGGTTGTCCAGAATCCGCACCTCATGCCCCTCTTCGACCAGGGCATCCACCAAATGGGACCCGATGAAGCCCGCTCCTCCTGTAACTAAGACTCGACTCACGGTAGACTCCTTTTTCCTGGCTCGCCATGACACAGCGCACTACGTATAAATCACCCGAGGCATCCAGCTCTTGAGCTGTTCGTAGCGGCCTCCCAAGACATGGGCACTCGTATTGAGAAGTGAAAGCACACGCCGCGCGTAAGTATGCTCTTGCAGCACACGCTCTTGTCCGCGCATGGCAATGGCTTGGCGATCCTGTTCGTGACTCAGGTAATAATCCAGCTTTTCGTACAAATCGGCATCGCTCTTATAGACCACTAGGTGATGCCCTTCCTCAAATAATTCTTCCATGGCGCTTCCGGCCGGGGCATTAGTCACCATCAGGGCTCCTGCGCACATGCCCTCAAAAACTCTCATATTGATATCGTTGCGGATCCCGTAGTTGAAGACCACCCGGGCCCGGCCGTAAATATTCCGCATTTCCGTGTGCTCGGCCATACCAAAAAAACTGTCCGGGTAGCGCAGCTTGAGCGACTCCAAGAGTTCGCGGCGATGGCTCTTCTTTCCGTCCGTGCCCACAAAAGCAATATCCAAGTCCCGGTCAAGTTCCCGGTCCGGAGCATGAACGCGCGGATCACAACCCAAAGGCAGCCATCGAGCCTCAATACCTTTAGCCCGAAGCCTCAACGCACCCTCGCGCTGGGCACACAAAACCAAGTCATAGTGTCCGGCCTGGCAGGCAATTTTCTTGAAAGAACGCTTCAAATGCGTGTCGATCGCATAAAACACTGCGGGTCTCGCAAAAGAGGGTAAATCAAATTTGTAGTCTCCGTGATCGATGCGGATATAGAGATCGAAATCCGACGGCATCTGCAGCGCATCCCTTGTCCAAAAATGGCGCACCGCGTGTCCGCTCTCGACCAAGGGCGATTCAAAATACTCACCCGTGGTGCCGCCTCTTTCCTTATTGAATACGAGAGCGATTTTCATGAGTGCAAAAGCTCCTTGGGGGAAATCAAGGACCGCACCTCCTCCGCGATTTCCTCCGCACTCACGGCTTCCAGGCATTGGTAACCCAGATCGCATTGCTCAGGCACACAAACGGCACAGCCCACATCATGTTGAAAAACCACATGCCCGCGCCCCCAAGGACCCCAGCGTCGCGGAGACAATCCGGGCCGCGTACGCCCGAAGATCACCACGGTTCGCGTTCCCACCGCCGCAGCCACATGCACCGGGCCGCTGTCATTGGAAACCAGACACACCGCAAGCTCGCACAAAGCAGCGAGCTGGCGAATCCCGAATCTCCCCGTTAGATTAAATACCTCATCCGGACATTGGGCATGCAATTCGGCAATAGCATCGAATTCGTCCCCGCCTCCCACCAAAACCACACGCAAACCCTCTGTTTCACAGAGCTGCCGCACCACAGCCGCATAACGCTCCGCCGGCCACCGTTTGGAAAACGAGCTGGTCCCCGGGTGAACCAGCACGATCTTTTCTTCAGGGTTCCAACCAAAAGCCTCCAGAGTCTCCCGCACCGAACGCCGGTCCGAGTGAGCCGGATTCAGGCGCACGGAAAGATCCTCAGTCTGCGCCCCGGCGCGCCGCACGAGCTCCATATTGTATTCCACCTCGTGGCGGTCGCCGAGATACTTCCGATCCGGAATCCGCTGTGTCAGCAATGCGCCCCATTTGCGATCATAACCCACCCGGTAGCGGGCGCCTGAAAGCCAGGCCAGAATATTCGAGCGCTTGGACGGGTTGAGGATAACCACCATGTCAAAGCGCTTGAGGCGAAGCTGCCATGCCATGGCTAAGGTCGCGCCCCAACTCCTTTCGGAGCCATTCTTGTCGTACTCTATGACTTCATCCACATCCGGATTGGTATCCACCACCTCGCGCAAGTGCGGCTGCACCAACATAGCCAGATAGGCGTTGGCATAGGACTGCCTCAAAGCCCTAACCGCGGGGATATTCAGCAACAGGTCCCCGAGCCGGTCCGTGCGGATCACCAAAATTCGCTGGACACCGTGAAAGGGCTTCATGAGAGCAGATCTTCGGCAGCGTTCACAACCTCATCCTCCGACAACTCACGAAGACAACGGAGCTCGTAAGGACAGGGGGGCATTTTGAACTGGTGGTAGCAAGGCTGACATTCCAGGTCCATGCGCACTACACGATGCCTATCCTCCAATTTCGGATAAGGCCCGTAAACCCGGTCATCCACCGGACCAAACAAGGACACGGTCTTCACCCCTTGGCTGACTGCAATATGCAGCGGTCCTCCATCATTGCAGACAACCAGTTCACAGTGGGAAAGAATGGCCGCGAATTCACGAAGCGCTGTATGACCAGAGAGGTTTAACACCGGTACCTTGAGCGCCCGCTCCACTGCCTCCGTAACAGGCTGGTCTCGCGAATCCCCCAGAAGAAGAAGCTGGCGGCCGCCTTTCTCACAGAGCCGGTCCCCCACTGCGGCAAATCGCTCAGGAGACCACCTTCGAATATGTGCGTTTTCGCCCCAGCTTGCGCCCCCGCCCGGGATCAATACCACAAGCTTCTGCTTCAGGTCCAAGCCCCCCTGCCTGAGCCGTTCTGCGGCCTGAGCACTTTCCTCGTCCGTGAGCTGGAACTCCAAGGGGCCGGGAGTGCATTCAATTCCCACCTCCCGCAAAAGTTTAAATAGGTATTCTACCACATGGTTATCGTGGTATCCGCTGATCGGTAAACGCGTTGTGAGGAAACGTCCCCTTCCCTTAAAGTCAAAGCCCACCCGTTTCCGGATACCCATGAGCAAGGCACCCAAGCTGTATCGATCCCCTAAGGATAGATCCACCAAGTAGTTGAAACGGCATCTGCGCAACTCCTGCAATTGCCGGCCAAAGGCCTTGATAAAGGCCCATTTGGAGCGCCGGTACAGGGACCGGTATTCATCTTTTTCAATCACAAAAACCCGGTCCAAGTGCGGATTATGGCGCAAAACGGATTCGGCCCGGCCATTGCACACATAGGCGATATACGCCTCGGGAAAGACCTCGCGCAAGGCCCTCACAGCCGGAGTGCTGAAGAGTACATCCCCGATCCCAAAGGGATTGGCCAGAAGGATACGGGGAGCTCCGCGCGTAAGAATCTTATCCAGGATTCCGCTCCTCCTTTTCTGTGTCCAGTGTGGCCGCCAGCAGGTATCCCAGCAATATCCAGAAAAGCATGGCCAGACTCAAAGAGTAAAGATTGGTGTCGGTTGCGCTGTGCAAACAGAAAGCCAGGACCCCGCTCAGAATTCCCGCCTCAGCCGGTGCGGGTGCACGCCCTTGACGCAAGCACAAGCGAAGCGACTGCACCAGCACCCAAGCCAACAACACCGAAAACAGGATAAGTCCGGCTAATCCGATCTCCGCAGCAGTCTGCAAATAGCAATTGTGGGCATAGCTGATATAGTGATCGCCCGGCGGCAGAAAATCCTGGACACGGGCCATAAAGACTCCCAGCCCCTGTCCGGTCCAAGGGCTGTCCCGGATCATGGCCACGCTCGCGCTCCACAAAGCACGGCGCAGATCATTTTCCGGCGCTGAGGCCATAAATGCCGAAAACAGACGCTCCTGAACCGTCAACGGCATTAAGAAAAGCAGGGCCGCTAAGAATCCCAGAGCGCTGATCAGGACCTTCCGGCCCCGCAAAGCCAAAAGGAGAAGAAGTCCCGCAAACCATCCCACCCAGGCCCCGCGCGTCCAAGTCGCCAGCAAAACAAGGTGGCCTATCAATGCAGGGAGAATGGCCCAGTAGCGGCGCGCCCCCTTGCCAAACAGGACAACCGCCAGCCAAACCAGGGCCAGGACACAGGCATAAGCTGCCAAGTCATTCGGCATCTTGAGGGTTCCGGTCAACCGGCCGGCCTCCAAAGCATAGTGCCGGAGCAAGTCATGGCCCGTGAAGAACTGCCAAATACAATCCAGCCACAAAACCAGACTGCTCAGCAAAAGAACTCTGAACCAAGTCCGGCGCCGCCCCTTGTCTGCAAGGAACACGGCCATCACCAAAAAGATCCCGATATCCTCCAGATACTTGCTCACCAAAACCCGGAAACTGTGGGCAGGATCCGCGCTCAACACGGCAGAAAGAAGCATCCACATCACATAGGCCCCGACAATAACCAGGACAACCCGGAACCGGGAATCCTTTAGCGCGGCGGGCCTTTCCTGCTTGGCAAAAAGCCCCGCCGCAGCCAGAACGAAAGCCAAGGACGCAAAGATCTCAATCGCCGCTTTAGAGAAGGGAAGAAAGAGTATGAGCAGGCAAAGACATAACCCTAATGCCCGTTGAATAGAAAAAAAAGGGATAGACCATTTCATAGAATTATAGGAGTCCGCTCATCTCCTGGTAGGGGACCCCGGCCTCTTCGCACAAAGTGATGATCTCCCGCAAATGGCCGGCGTCCAGCGAGGGAATTGCCACAAAGACCTCATCCACTCCATGCTGCTGCACGTAATGCCGGAGCGTGTGGCGGCTCCCCAAAATCGGCACACCATGGATGCGGCGTCCGACTTTGCTCAAATCGTCATCAATAAATCCAACCGGCCGGTAACGTAGATTCCGGTTTTTTCGGAGTTCCCGCAAAAGAATCTCGCCCGCATCCCCGGCCCCGAAGATAATGGCGCGCTTCTCCCCCGATTGAAGGGCGTCGACCACGTTTTCGCCGAATAATCTTAACGCAGTGCGTGAGA is part of the Candidatus Omnitrophota bacterium genome and encodes:
- a CDS encoding glycosyltransferase family 9 protein, yielding MKPFHGVQRILVIRTDRLGDLLLNIPAVRALRQSYANAYLAMLVQPHLREVVDTNPDVDEVIEYDKNGSERSWGATLAMAWQLRLKRFDMVVILNPSKRSNILAWLSGARYRVGYDRKWGALLTQRIPDRKYLGDRHEVEYNMELVRRAGAQTEDLSVRLNPAHSDRRSVRETLEAFGWNPEEKIVLVHPGTSSFSKRWPAERYAAVVRQLCETEGLRVVLVGGGDEFDAIAELHAQCPDEVFNLTGRFGIRQLAALCELAVCLVSNDSGPVHVAAAVGTRTVVIFGRTRPGLSPRRWGPWGRGHVVFQHDVGCAVCVPEQCDLGYQCLEAVSAEEIAEEVRSLISPKELLHS
- a CDS encoding O-antigen ligase family protein is translated as MKWSIPFFSIQRALGLCLCLLILFLPFSKAAIEIFASLAFVLAAAGLFAKQERPAALKDSRFRVVLVIVGAYVMWMLLSAVLSADPAHSFRVLVSKYLEDIGIFLVMAVFLADKGRRRTWFRVLLLSSLVLWLDCIWQFFTGHDLLRHYALEAGRLTGTLKMPNDLAAYACVLALVWLAVVLFGKGARRYWAILPALIGHLVLLATWTRGAWVGWFAGLLLLLALRGRKVLISALGFLAALLFLMPLTVQERLFSAFMASAPENDLRRALWSASVAMIRDSPWTGQGLGVFMARVQDFLPPGDHYISYAHNCYLQTAAEIGLAGLILFSVLLAWVLVQSLRLCLRQGRAPAPAEAGILSGVLAFCLHSATDTNLYSLSLAMLFWILLGYLLAATLDTEKEERNPG
- a CDS encoding glycosyltransferase, which codes for MKIALVFNKERGGTTGEYFESPLVESGHAVRHFWTRDALQMPSDFDLYIRIDHGDYKFDLPSFARPAVFYAIDTHLKRSFKKIACQAGHYDLVLCAQREGALRLRAKGIEARWLPLGCDPRVHAPDRELDRDLDIAFVGTDGKKSHRRELLESLKLRYPDSFFGMAEHTEMRNIYGRARVVFNYGIRNDINMRVFEGMCAGALMVTNAPAGSAMEELFEEGHHLVVYKSDADLYEKLDYYLSHEQDRQAIAMRGQERVLQEHTYARRVLSLLNTSAHVLGGRYEQLKSWMPRVIYT
- a CDS encoding glycosyltransferase family 9 protein; translated protein: MRALREVFPEAYIAYVCNGRAESVLRHNPHLDRVFVIEKDEYRSLYRRSKWAFIKAFGRQLQELRRCRFNYLVDLSLGDRYSLGALLMGIRKRVGFDFKGRGRFLTTRLPISGYHDNHVVEYLFKLLREVGIECTPGPLEFQLTDEESAQAAERLRQGGLDLKQKLVVLIPGGGASWGENAHIRRWSPERFAAVGDRLCEKGGRQLLLLGDSRDQPVTEAVERALKVPVLNLSGHTALREFAAILSHCELVVCNDGGPLHIAVSQGVKTVSLFGPVDDRVYGPYPKLEDRHRVVRMDLECQPCYHQFKMPPCPYELRCLRELSEDEVVNAAEDLLS